A section of the Primulina eburnea isolate SZY01 chromosome 1, ASM2296580v1, whole genome shotgun sequence genome encodes:
- the LOC140832871 gene encoding histone-lysine N-methyltransferase ASHR2, whose translation MSENNSLIKLVGMKDKGRALVASQPLKAGQIILRDSPILLYSAIPLGGGGAAGCYCCHCFRTIPPNCTTIASCPRCSNASIFCSPQCLSVAISTSHSPFVCQALSIIQASNSPLLHHNHDRQLQARFLVAAYNLGMVSPSHFQTLLSLQGEPMIDDASNFLHSLISSVCYPFLDNLKIGFSLDLTASLLSKDKLNAFGLMDPFNQDKERSVRAYVIYPRASFFNHDCLPNACRFDYVDSNSGCDSNTDIVVRLIHDVPEGREICVSYFPVNLKYSERQKRLKEDYGFSCDCDRCKVEANWSDNEEEGEEDMEAEEDMEDDGDDIGEEDSVMDQENNDFPHAYFFMRYMCNIDNCWGTLAPLPPTDALISTVMECNVCGNLSNSDDLMNGNL comes from the coding sequence ATGTCTGAAAATAATTCATTGATTAAATTGGTGGGTATGAAGGACAAAGGAAGAGCTTTGGTCGCTTCCCAGCCGCTAAAAGCTGGCCAGATTATCCTCCGCGACTCCCCCATCCTCCTCTACTCTGCCATCCCTCTTGGCGGAGGAGGCGCCGCCGGATGTTACTGTTGCCATTGCTTTAGAACAATTCCCCCAAACTGCACGACTATCGCATCTTGCCCTCGTTGCTCAAATGCATCAATTTTCTGCTCTCCACAATGCCTTTCCGTTGCGATTTCCACCTCACACTCTCCTTTCGTCTGCCAAGCTCTATCGATCATTCAAGCCTCCAATTCTCCGCTTCTCCATCACAACCACGACCGCCAGTTACAAGCCCGTTTCCTCGTGGCTGCGTACAATCTTGGAATGGTGTCCCCTTCCCATTTTCAGACTCTTTTGTCACTGCAAGGTGAACCCATGATCGATGATGCATCAAACTTCCTGCATTCTTTGATTTCTTCAGTTTGTTACCCTTTTCTTGATAATTTAAAAATCGGGTTCTCATTGGACCTGACTGCATCTCTTTTGTCTAAGGACAAACTCAATGCATTTGGATTGATGGATCCCTTTAATCAAGATAAAGAGAGGTCTGTTAGGGCGTATGTAATTTACCCAAGGGCCTCGTTTTTCAACCACGATTGTCTCCCTAATGCTTGTAGATTTGACTATGTTGATTCGAACTCTGGTTGTGATAGTAATACTGACATTGTTGTGAGATTAATTCATGATGTTCCCGAGGGTAGAGAGATTTGCGTTAGCTACTTCCCTGTCAATCTTAAGTATTCTGAAAGGCAAAAAAGATTAAAGGAAGATTATGGCTTTTCGTGTGACTGCGATCGATGCAAAGTCGAGGCTAATTGGTCTGACAATGAGGAGGAAGGAGAGGAAGATATGGAGGCTGAGGAGGACATGGAAGATGATGGTGATGATATTGGGGAAGAGGATTCTGTAATGGATCAAGAAAACAACGATTTCCCCCATGCTTATTTCTTCATGAGATATATGTGTAATATAGACAATTGCTGGGGTACGTTGGCTCCTCTTCCTCCTACCGATGCTCTAATTTCAACAGTCATGGAATGCAATGTTTGTGGCAATTTGAGCAACTCGGACGATCTGATGAATGGGAATTTGTAG
- the LOC140832863 gene encoding uncharacterized protein, translated as MGEILTFLQSSLLQRSEHHLGISRQVQLHVGRRQALSAGAVALSFVPTRLKKVRTIGSLYLEDKAGFFIDSKMSTTSLPISAGTGSDILLDSSGSNDNYNGVNGDEGGGSGNGGNDNEDKGGPGENDGHNGGDAKKVGMSMSQKLTLGYAALVGVGGAMGYIKGGSKKSLISGGLSVLVLYIVYNILPTKPVLASCFGLGLSFSLLVVMGSRFKRSAKIFPAGVVSLVSLVMSGGYLHGILHSTH; from the exons ATGGGAGAAATCTTAACGTTTTTGCAGTCCTCGTTACTGCAAAGATCTGAGCATCACTTGGGCATTTCGAGGCAAGTGCAACTTCATGTTGGTCGCCGGCAAGCGTTGTCAGCCGGAGCCGTGGCTCTGAGTTTTGTCCCGACAAGGTTGAAGAAAGTACGAACTATTGGTTCTCTCTATTTGGAAGATAAAGCTGGTTTTTTCATAGATTCAAAAATGTCAACCACTTCTCTCCCTATTTCTGCTGGAACAGGCAGTGATATCTTACTAGATTCTAGTGGTTCGAATGACAATTATAATGGTGTTAATGGTGATGAAGGTGGTGGAAGTGGCAATGGTGG TAATGATAATGAAGATAAGGGTGGACCAGGTGAAAATGATGGTCACAATGGTGGAGATGCCAAGAAAGTGGGCATGTCAATGTCCCAGAAACTCACACTCGGGTATGCTGCCTTGGTTGGAGTTGGTGGTGCAATGGGCTATATTAAAGGTGGAAGCAAGAAGTCATTAATTTCAGGTGGACTGTCAGTTCTTGTATTGTATATTGTTTACAATATACTTCCAACAAAACCTGTTTTGGCGTCGTGCTTCGGCCTTGGTCTATCGTTTTCTCTCCTCGTAGTGATGGGTTCTCGCTTTAAGAGGTCAGCAAAGATCTTTCCAGCTGGTGTTGTCTCCTTGGTATCCTTAGTCATGAGTGGTGGCTATTTGCACGGAATATTACATAGTACGCACTAA
- the LOC140832889 gene encoding DNA-repair protein XRCC1 → MSSRGGNSHGTARKRNLPSWMSSKEDGNDSDEKTNQPRSKGKSKKEQSPVEVERKGSLDFSKLMEGVVFVLSGFVNPERGILRSQMLEMGAEYQPDWDSNSTLLVCAFPNTPKFRQVEADDGTIISKDWISQCYNQRKLVDIESYLLNVGKPWRKQHISHETSQDVKIPMPKKSLKQEEKGSHSKKSIASSKMKGCFSPQKVKKWAVEDLKRTISWLENQDEKPDPHEINNIASEGILTCLQDAVDALKQGQDIQAIAEAWACVPRLVKELAELDSATDSKASLSKEDLCKEAMVCKQIYELEFLNVQPQSYGNKKAPKDQEKYARDVASYDSDETIEMTEEEIDEAYNSIASTL, encoded by the exons ATGTCGAGCCGAGGTGGCAATAGTCATGGAACTGCAAGGAAACGTAATTTACCCTCATGGATGAGTTCTAAAGAAGATGGAAATGATAGTGATGAAAAAACCAACCAACCAAGAAGCAAGGGCAAATCCAAGAAGGAGCAAAGCCCCGTTGAGGTAGAAAGGAAAGGCAGTTTGGATTTCTCAAAGCTTATG GAAGGAGTAGTGTTTGTGCTATCAGGTTTTGTGAATCCAGAGCGTGGTATTCTACGGTCACAGATGCTAGAAATGGGTGCAGAATATCAACCTGATTGGGATTCGAATAGCACCCTCTTAGTATGTGCTTTTCCTAATACACCAAAGTTTAGGCAAGTTGAAGCTGACGATGGAACTATTATATCAAAG GATTGGATATCACAGTGTTATAATCAAAGAAAACTTGTCGATATAGAATCATATTTATTGAATGTGGGCAAACCATGGAGGAAGCAACACATTTCTCATGAAACCAGCCAAG ACGTAAAAATTCCGATGCCTAAGAAATCTTTGAAACAAGAAGAGAAGGGCTCACATTCGAAGAAGAGTATTGCATCTTCCAAG ATGAAAGGTTGCTTTTCTCCTCAAAAAGTTAAGAAGTGGGCTGTTGAAGATTTGAAACGAACCATATCATGGCTTGAAAATCAAGACGAAAAG CCAGATCCCCACGAGATAAATAACATAGCTTCTGAAGGAATCCTAACATGTTTGCAAGATGCCGTAGATGCCCTCAAGCAAGGACAG GACATCCAAGCTATAGCTGAAGCATGGGCATGCGTTCCTCGATTAGTCAAGGAGCTGGCAGAATTGGACTCAGCAACAGACTCTAAGGCTTCACTTAGCAAAGAAGATCTCTGCAAGGAAGCAATGGTCTGCAAACAGATCTACGAGCTCGAATTTCTCAACGTGCAGCCCCAATCTTATGGGAACAAGAAAGCTCCTAAGGATCAAGAGAAGTATGCCAGAGATGTCGCCTCTTATGACAGTGATGAAACGATTGAGATGACAGAAGAGGAAATTGATGAAGCTTATAACTCCATAGCTTCTACCCTGTAA